Below is a genomic region from Henckelia pumila isolate YLH828 chromosome 3, ASM3356847v2, whole genome shotgun sequence.
TCTTGTATAAAAATGCACATGGCAGATAATGACTCATTATCTCgtgtataaaataataaaacggCTACGTATATATGTATCTATGGACATAATCGATACATAGAAAGTATTAGATTGAAGACATTAATAGTAGCGGTTACCTGTTTGAGAAATTCTTGGTACCAATTTTGAAGTGTCTCAAATGTCTTGAGCACATTAACATCGTACACAAGTATACAGCAATCTGCTCCTCTGTAGAATGAAACACCCAAGCTATTGAAACGCTCTTGTCCCGCCGTGTCCCATATCTGTTTCGGATGTACTAAATTAACCTCATTAGTACTGATCTTATTataaatcaaatttcaaaatcttattatatatatatatatacacacacacacatttacAGCGATCGAATTCGAGGTTTGTTTACGTACTTGCAACGTGACAAACTTTTCATTGATAGTCAGCTCTTTGGTGACGAAATCAGCACCAATTGTTGCTTTGTAGTATGGACTGAACTTTTTCGATACATATCTGATGCACATAATGGTTAAAAGACaaccaaaaaaaacaaaaatattcgGAGCCATCTTTGAAAATCAAGTAATCTAATTAAGTCCACGTCGATTTTCGATGGATTGgcaagctatatatatatatgattatgatCAAGGATACTGATTCATCAGAGATGTCTTTCCCACCctgaaattaaaattatatatcatgaaaaaatctatatataatatattactcttttaaaaaagaaaaacacagaaaaaatatatattattaatattgaaaaataaagtGAAGTTTAAAAACCTTACCCACTGTCACCAAGGAGAATGATCTTGAGCAGCCTTCTTTTTGGCGTGGTCATATTGTTTCTTCCAGCAGAAAATATACCAAAGGAAAGAAAAGTTTgagtatatatatttgtgttctTTCACTATATTTTTCTATTTGATTATCATTATGTATATATgatattcttcttctttttttctattttaatgAGAAGACAAAATTCCTATTTGATCATTTGTTGAGGAATCGTGCATCCCATTTCTAAGTTAATAAGGGAACACGTAATTCGTATCAGCTGGTAATGTTGGAGATTATAAATATAGAGGTATCAAATTATTAATTtgttattttatcttgttaaaataaaataataaatataatattgatGGATCTATGATTGTTTTTTTCTTATTACATTGAATGAGAGAAAGATAATAATTATATACCTTTATCGTGACAAGTTCTCGAGGGCTTGTTGAAAAGGCTGGAAAGTAAAGATTCAAGGTAAAGACTCGTGCTAAGAATCAATAGCTCAACACACAGTCAAGATTAATTTAGAAAATTCTAGCTATTTTGTACCTGTAAAAAGTTTCATGGGCTTATCAAAAGTATATTAAGATAGGGGAGTGAtttatcaaaattaaattttttgtgatcaaataaatatatatagatttcAGAGAATACGATCTTTCTTTCTTCAAAATTACAGTAATATATAATAGCATACCATCATAATTATAAAAGGGATAATTGCAATATATGTTTGTCTATTTGTGATCttggttttatatattatcaaatttcagtttttgttcaatattttggtattttttctATAATTTTGGTCCTTTTTTCGACGCTTTGATATGCTAATATAGTGGTCACGTGAATGATGGCGCATCAatatctttactatttatttattatttactattttataatagttgagggtattagaaaaattgtttttgctaTGGCTTGGACActccaaaatttattttccaaTTTGCCCTTCTCTTCTACAAATTTTTTCAATTGAGAATTCATTGTGCACTGTTTGTAAAACTtctatatttgaaaatttttgaaagaaaaaagaaaaccaCTACAACATTATGTCTCATCATCTTTATAAGTATTAAATAAATAGATTaatgttaatttttttatttattatacaCACACAATGCGTGTGCGTCAATAACTAGtttctaataaaaaaatagCTACTATCGCCAAAAATGGGTAAGAAATAAATTGGACcaacatcaaaatattattattattataataataataataataataataataataataataataataataatataaaggtCAAAATTTGTAAAAACTAAACTAAAAATTTAGAAACGTCACATTGAGCTCAATGGAAGCCCAAAATACAGTTATattcttatttgattttttcaaacataaaatGCATActgatttataataataattttacttGCATCATGAATTAATATCGATGTAGGCATTAACAAATTTCCGATGAAGATAAAAACCCTTTAACGCTCAGATCAAGGCTgtccaaaataaattaaagagcTTGAATAGCCAAACGAGAATTTGTCATTTAAATGAGAAGATGAGACACATTTATAGGTTCACTAGTCTAGTAGGATTTTTGTCGTTGCTTTTGACTTCTGATCGTGGTCGGGCACGACTTATTTAACAATCCCAATAAATAATGAACTTTATTAAGTAATTAAAAATCAGGCCCGAATGCACTGAGATGTATTAATTTGGgctataacaaatcaattattcaattGTATTTCTAGCCATATACCAGTTCCCAAACATTAATATATCCGTGGTGGCGAAggtattttttttgttattattttttaaagtgAAATTAAAAATGAGAACATGTTTTCGAACTGGGGTATTCACGGTTCGAATAACTGCCCGAACTgaactaaaattaaaaacttgatttgaaccgaaaaccgaaccgaattatcGATTCGGTTTTCGtgtttttggaattttgaattttcggttcggttcagtTTTTCCCTGAAGTTAACTTAACCGAACCgagaaatcttttttttttttttgtatttgaatttctttattaatCAATTAATATTTGGATCAGTGTATGCTCAGAAAATTAATTGCGTGGGAAAACTGAAAGAGCAAAAACCATCATTCGTTCGTAAAAAAAGGCATAGTTGGTTTAATTACTCATCCAATTAGTCAAACATGCATGACTCGAACTGTGAATTCAACTTGAAaaatgtatataaatttaaagaatattgatttttcaaataaaaaaatttaaaaattaatgaagttattgtattatattatatgtacaCATATTTGCATTATATATTACATTTTTCTTTATAAATgatcataaattattattattagaattTGAAAAATTAGCAATTTGTTCttactttaattattttcaaatatattttttgacacaataaataacaaatatttgattgaatcaattgttaatttttcttgaaaaaattttcattaacataataactaaaaatatttagttttttttaaccGAAAAATCGAAATAATTTCGGTTAAAAATCGAACCAAACCATTTAATTTGATTCGATTTTTGGTTTGGAGTTTCGATTTCGATTCGAGCAGTTCGGCCTGAATGCACACCCTTATTTCCGAGTAAGGATGGCAATGAGCCACGCTAAACCCGCCCCACCTCCCTTTTGACTTGCCCAGTCTCGTGAGCTCGGCCGGTCCGGATACAGGTCAGACCTGCTGGACTcatcaaaaattatataattttaaatttattaaataaaaaaattaaaagttgataaattaacaaaaatcattaaatttaatttcagatttatattgataatatttaaaaaataataatattctcacaagttaaaatttataaaattatatttaataaataattattaacaaaaaaaatataatgttgTATTTTCATactaaacatatcataataaaataaatttatttcaattcgaaaatattataaaatcaaattatggataaaatattaattatttagtataaaaaaataattatatatatatatatatagagtttctttcaagtgcacacctatcatgcccaccaatgatgtgacactattctattggacctacaatttatcacatctttatcacatccaatagaatagtgacacatcattggtgggtATGAtagtgggcacttgaaagaaactctatatatatatatatatatatatatatatatatataagttttgttatgctgcccGCCTATCATGTCCACCTAATGTGAtgtgacactcaactattggatatACATTGGATTCACAATTCATCACGTCCAATGATTGAATACCACCTCATGttgggcacattaggtggacATGATAGGTGAGCGAcataaaaaaactatatatatatatatatatatatatatatatatatattcacttCGGCATAGCGGGTTTGGTCAAATAACTTATAAGCTGATAAACAACTTATTTTAACAGTTTATAAACCATTTAAAAAAACTGTCAAACTAATTTAAAGATCTTATAAGTTTTGAAACAaattataagttgtttttaagaTCTTATAAGCTCTGTGAAACACCATTGAATTATGTTATTTGTCTTGATATATATACGGatgataattaatttaaaaaatacaagatttttttttaaaaaaaattgtcttAAAGTTAATTTTGCACTACTTTCGGggaaaaaatcattttaatcaTCAATTCAATTTCCATTTATTAGTGTCGATGACTCAATATTAATGGTAGCTGACAAAATCAAGCTAGCTAGATCCAGATTGATTTGATCCCAGCTTAGCTAGATATTACAATTTAATATTATTGAccattgacttttttttttctttttttttttttacaaaatttcaaatattatttAACGTAAAATTGAGACCCATTGATAGCTGTCACCTTATAACC
It encodes:
- the LOC140891267 gene encoding ras-related protein Rab7-like — encoded protein: MTTPKRRLLKIILLGDSGVGKTSLMNQYVSKKFSPYYKATIGADFVTKELTINEKFVTLQIWDTAGQERFNSLGVSFYRGADCCILVYDVNVLKTFETLQNWYQEFLKQINGPATPETFPFVLIGNKVDIDGGNSRVVSEKTAREWCISKGNIPYFETSAKEDYNVDAAFTSVANAALANDPLMNIWELDEEIPSHCDLQRIPESVSGTEQRGGCAC